One window of Mesorhizobium sp. PAMC28654 genomic DNA carries:
- a CDS encoding IS3 family transposase (programmed frameshift): protein MQRRKFSREFKLEAVRLVKDRGVAVAQAARDLDLHENVLRKWVRETSADPQHAFPGHGQMKPEQQEIDRLRREVTKLKAERDIPKKGRSLLREGCDMRFAFIAKHRSIWPVAWLCNALDVSRSGFHAWLNRSPSARSQHDEMLVPRIDRSFKSSDRTYGARRVWHDVLAEGVSCGLHRVERLMRENGLRARPRRRGLPKDTGERAAVSDNLLDRAFEAAAPNQKWIADFTYIWTAEGWLYVAAVVDLFSRRVVGWAMKAEMTAQLVTDALIMAIWRRGKPDSLLHHSDQGSQYTSEQFQRLMADHGITCSMSRSGNVWDNAAMESFFSSLKTERTARKVYRTRDHAKADVFDYIECFYNPRRRHSTLGYLSPNEFEEQAMLA from the exons ATGCAGAGAAGGAAGTTCAGCCGCGAGTTCAAGCTTGAGGCGGTGAGATTGGTGAAGGATCGGGGCGTTGCGGTGGCGCAGGCGGCCCGTGATTTGGATCTCCATGAGAATGTGCTGCGCAAGTGGGTCCGCGAGACGAGCGCTGACCCGCAGCATGCCTTTCCCGGCCATGGTCAAATGAAGCCTGAGCAGCAGGAGATTGACCGGCTGCGTCGGGAAGTTACTAAGCTGAAGGCGGAGCGCGACATCC CTAAAAAAGGCCGCAGCCTACTTCGCGAGGGATGCGATATGAGGTTCGCCTTTATCGCGAAGCACCGTTCGATCTGGCCGGTGGCATGGCTGTGCAATGCGCTGGATGTGTCGCGCTCAGGCTTCCATGCCTGGCTCAACCGCAGCCCCAGCGCCCGGTCCCAGCACGACGAGATGCTCGTTCCCAGGATCGACCGGAGCTTCAAGAGCAGCGACCGCACCTATGGCGCCCGTCGCGTCTGGCACGACGTCTTGGCTGAGGGAGTCTCCTGCGGTCTTCATCGCGTCGAGAGGCTCATGCGGGAGAACGGCTTGCGTGCCCGGCCTCGGCGCCGCGGGCTACCGAAGGACACTGGCGAGCGAGCCGCCGTGTCGGACAATCTCCTTGATCGCGCCTTCGAAGCTGCTGCTCCGAACCAGAAGTGGATTGCCGACTTCACCTACATCTGGACCGCCGAAGGATGGCTCTATGTTGCGGCGGTCGTCGACCTGTTCTCCAGGCGTGTCGTCGGCTGGGCGATGAAGGCCGAGATGACGGCCCAACTCGTCACCGACGCCCTAATCATGGCGATCTGGCGCCGAGGCAAGCCAGACAGCCTGCTCCATCATTCGGACCAGGGGTCGCAATATACGAGCGAGCAGTTCCAGCGCCTGATGGCCGATCACGGCATTACCTGCTCGATGAGCCGGTCCGGCAACGTCTGGGACAATGCTGCGATGGAGAGCTTCTTCTCGTCGCTCAAAACCGAGCGGACAGCCCGCAAGGTCTACAGGACGAGGGATCACGCCAAGGCAGATGTGTTCGATTACATCGAATGCTTCTATAACCCTCGGCGAAGGCACTCGACGCTGGGCTATCTCAGCCCCAACGAGTTCGAGGAGCAAGCTATGCTAGCTTAA
- a CDS encoding GFA family protein, producing the protein MDRFTGGCLCGDVRIVASGRPYRVGICHCLDCRKHHGALFYAAAVFPQDAVTIEGETRDYLGRFFCPRCGSPVFARSGDEIEVHLGSLDAPDQLMPTYESWTVRRESWLPPFPLARRYDHGRDATDRLEEQVG; encoded by the coding sequence ATGGACCGATTCACCGGCGGTTGCCTGTGCGGCGACGTCCGCATTGTGGCGTCGGGACGCCCGTACCGGGTCGGCATCTGCCATTGTCTCGACTGCCGCAAGCATCATGGGGCGCTTTTTTACGCCGCGGCGGTGTTCCCGCAGGATGCGGTGACGATCGAGGGCGAGACGCGTGATTACCTCGGGCGATTTTTCTGTCCCCGCTGCGGCTCGCCCGTTTTCGCACGCAGCGGAGACGAAATCGAAGTGCATCTGGGATCCCTGGATGCCCCTGATCAACTGATGCCAACCTACGAGAGCTGGACCGTCCGCCGCGAGTCCTGGTTGCCCCCGTTCCCGCTCGCGAGACGATACGACCACGGTCGTGACGCCACGGATCGCCTTGAGGAACAAGTCGGGTGA
- a CDS encoding TonB family protein, which translates to MTQQSAAPSVQLPRFGWRDLGLWTAATALVLGAHVAIAYGVQEWSDADASDGGPPPAMMIDMAPMMVAPAIEEQAAMLDPTPPDQTETTETQKMITKAEPVADPSPEPVTEEAEAAPSDPVEQAQPTITEPTDQPPLDEVVPDIVQAVAPDVVIPLPQQKPVETPVEKKKPVEAKAKKPVEKPKPRQKKEKAAPSKTVVTASADVKSSAKTAAPKSAEAASRSGDDSRWNSRLGAWIKRHTRYPRAASARRVEGNPYVTFTVDASGRVLTARLSRSSGSDDLDRAALSALQGATVPAPPPEKVGTSILAPFVFNLPR; encoded by the coding sequence ATGACCCAGCAGTCGGCCGCCCCCTCGGTTCAGCTGCCGCGCTTTGGTTGGCGCGACCTGGGCTTGTGGACGGCTGCCACCGCGCTTGTTCTCGGTGCGCATGTCGCTATCGCCTATGGGGTCCAGGAATGGAGTGACGCCGACGCGTCGGACGGTGGTCCACCGCCAGCGATGATGATCGACATGGCCCCCATGATGGTTGCGCCAGCCATTGAGGAACAGGCGGCGATGCTGGATCCGACCCCGCCAGACCAGACGGAGACTACAGAAACGCAGAAAATGATCACCAAGGCGGAGCCTGTCGCGGACCCCTCGCCGGAGCCGGTGACCGAGGAAGCGGAGGCCGCTCCGTCCGACCCGGTGGAGCAAGCCCAACCGACGATCACCGAGCCTACTGATCAGCCCCCGCTGGACGAGGTCGTTCCGGACATCGTCCAGGCCGTCGCCCCTGACGTGGTCATTCCCTTGCCGCAGCAAAAACCGGTCGAGACGCCGGTCGAGAAAAAGAAGCCGGTCGAAGCCAAGGCCAAAAAGCCCGTCGAAAAGCCCAAGCCCCGGCAGAAGAAGGAAAAGGCGGCACCGTCGAAGACCGTCGTCACCGCAAGCGCGGATGTGAAGTCCTCAGCCAAGACAGCCGCGCCGAAGTCCGCCGAGGCGGCGTCGAGATCCGGTGACGACAGCAGATGGAACTCTCGTCTGGGAGCCTGGATCAAGCGGCACACCCGCTATCCGAGAGCGGCGAGCGCGCGGCGCGTGGAGGGCAACCCATATGTGACATTTACGGTCGATGCATCTGGCCGGGTCCTCACCGCCAGGCTTTCCCGCTCTTCTGGTAGCGACGACCTCGATCGCGCGGCGCTGTCGGCCCTTCAGGGCGCCACGGTGCCGGCGCCGCCGCCCGAGAAAGTGGGCACGAGCATCCTCGCACCTTTCGTGTTCAACCTGCCCAGGTAG
- a CDS encoding SagB/ThcOx family dehydrogenase encodes MKNGEESEHRSEVDCCRWHSDRLLLAGHALQQALKSWGVDGLSFVGVPPWQWRRTMKMRSSKTLVFYPGQDKVTACNFLTKSVFECSSEVIGLLASWDEWASPADIARAKGWSRSELKAVVPQLVDFSALVTAGSELAEQEARFSGQWGWGIPTALMHFCVQDSEFITIEQSEERQVKRAGHIPQPELMLKNSPGAIRLPNALDDNDLLGLMAQRRTNRTAGAPTITAKQLSDCLFAGMGITGETTNCVGSLPLGMTPSGGARNPYEAYVVALAVEGLDPGVYHYSAADHDLGRISANHLPKISELIGGQEWGDAMPCLILLCAKLDRTMWKYEDANAYRVVLIEAGHIGQNIMLAATSHGLSACPTAALCHSSIKRLLGLDRLTDAPIYALTIAVPEKATHAVGGAIN; translated from the coding sequence ATGAAAAATGGCGAAGAAAGTGAACACCGCTCCGAAGTTGACTGTTGCCGCTGGCACTCAGACCGTCTTCTTCTCGCAGGGCATGCACTACAACAAGCGCTGAAATCATGGGGCGTCGACGGGCTATCGTTCGTCGGCGTCCCGCCCTGGCAATGGCGTCGAACAATGAAAATGCGCTCCTCAAAAACGCTGGTTTTCTACCCCGGGCAAGACAAGGTCACTGCTTGCAACTTTCTCACCAAGAGCGTGTTTGAATGCAGTTCCGAGGTCATCGGCCTTCTCGCCTCATGGGACGAATGGGCATCTCCGGCTGATATCGCCCGCGCCAAGGGCTGGTCACGCTCCGAGTTGAAAGCCGTCGTTCCCCAATTGGTCGACTTTTCAGCCCTGGTCACGGCCGGCTCGGAACTCGCCGAGCAGGAGGCCCGGTTTTCGGGGCAATGGGGCTGGGGCATCCCGACCGCATTGATGCACTTCTGCGTCCAGGACAGTGAATTCATTACCATCGAGCAATCGGAAGAGCGGCAGGTCAAACGCGCCGGTCATATTCCGCAGCCCGAGCTCATGCTCAAGAATTCGCCCGGCGCCATTCGGCTGCCGAACGCGCTGGACGACAATGATCTTCTCGGGCTGATGGCCCAGCGCCGCACCAACCGGACCGCGGGAGCGCCCACTATCACGGCGAAGCAGCTCTCGGATTGCCTGTTCGCCGGCATGGGCATCACCGGGGAAACGACCAACTGCGTAGGGTCCCTGCCGCTCGGCATGACCCCTTCCGGCGGCGCCAGGAATCCATACGAAGCCTATGTCGTTGCGCTGGCGGTGGAGGGCCTGGACCCTGGCGTCTACCACTACTCCGCCGCCGACCACGATCTTGGCCGGATCTCGGCAAACCATCTGCCGAAAATCTCCGAATTGATCGGCGGGCAGGAATGGGGAGACGCAATGCCCTGCCTGATCCTGCTCTGCGCGAAACTTGATCGCACGATGTGGAAATACGAGGACGCCAATGCCTACCGTGTCGTGCTGATCGAAGCCGGCCATATCGGCCAGAACATCATGCTGGCAGCCACGAGCCATGGCCTGTCGGCGTGTCCTACGGCGGCGCTGTGCCATTCGTCAATCAAGCGGCTGCTGGGCCTCGATCGCCTCACCGACGCGCCGATCTACGCTTTGACCATCGCTGTCCCGGAAAAAGCTACGCACGCCGTGGGCGGCGCGATCAACTAG
- the exbD gene encoding TonB system transport protein ExbD encodes MGSRIRENLDGDLEENHEINVTPFIDVILVLLIIFMVAAPLATVDINVDLPGSTATPAPRPETPLFLTLKDNLSLAVGNDTVPRATFAAVLDGRTKGDKQTRIFLRADKAVTYGDLMEAMNLLRGAGYLKIALVGLETMPSADAAAAAPSGAAVP; translated from the coding sequence ATGGGAAGTAGAATACGCGAGAATCTGGACGGCGATCTCGAGGAAAACCACGAGATCAACGTCACTCCCTTCATCGACGTCATCCTGGTTCTGCTGATCATCTTCATGGTCGCCGCGCCCCTGGCGACGGTCGACATCAATGTCGACCTGCCGGGCTCAACCGCCACGCCGGCGCCCCGGCCCGAGACGCCGCTGTTCCTGACGCTGAAGGACAATCTTAGCCTGGCGGTCGGCAACGACACAGTGCCGCGCGCAACCTTTGCTGCGGTCCTCGACGGCAGGACCAAGGGCGACAAGCAGACGCGCATCTTCCTGCGCGCCGACAAGGCGGTCACCTATGGCGACCTGATGGAGGCGATGAACCTGTTGCGCGGCGCCGGCTATCTGAAGATCGCGCTGGTCGGCCTGGAGACAATGCCATCCGCCGATGCCGCGGCGGCGGCGCCAAGTGGAGCGGCGGTGCCATGA
- the exbB gene encoding tonB-system energizer ExbB: MSRIGLFAALVASAILSASGVSAQEQPAGNPPAVETPAPVTPAPAAPTNGAPAPVAPAQAPANAQPIAVGAPAAGGPAPALTLPHDLSPWGMFMAADIVVKGVMLGLAFASLVTWTIWVAKSLEILGGKLRARRAARAIGDAATLTQAGRALGHNSGPGALLVRAAEEEAALSAGALDHVSGDGLKERVASRLARIEAAASRRMSRGTGVLATIGSTAPFVGLFGTVWGIMNAFIGISQAQTTNLAVVAPGIAEALLATAMGLVAAIPAVVIYNVFARSIAGYRQILADASAGVERLVSRDLDFRTVPPLSALAAE; the protein is encoded by the coding sequence TTGTCGAGAATTGGTCTGTTCGCCGCGCTGGTCGCATCCGCCATCCTTTCGGCCAGTGGTGTTTCGGCTCAGGAACAGCCGGCGGGCAATCCCCCGGCCGTCGAAACGCCGGCCCCCGTCACGCCAGCCCCAGCCGCGCCCACGAATGGAGCGCCAGCACCAGTCGCGCCCGCCCAGGCCCCGGCGAATGCCCAGCCCATCGCCGTCGGCGCTCCAGCGGCCGGCGGCCCGGCGCCAGCGCTGACCCTGCCGCACGATTTGTCGCCATGGGGCATGTTCATGGCCGCCGACATCGTGGTGAAGGGGGTGATGCTGGGCCTGGCCTTTGCGTCGCTCGTCACCTGGACGATATGGGTGGCCAAGTCGCTGGAAATCCTTGGTGGCAAGCTTCGCGCCCGGCGCGCCGCGCGCGCCATCGGTGATGCCGCGACGCTGACGCAGGCCGGCCGCGCGCTTGGCCACAACAGCGGACCTGGCGCCTTGCTGGTGCGGGCCGCCGAGGAAGAGGCGGCACTTTCGGCCGGCGCGCTCGATCATGTTTCCGGAGACGGGCTGAAGGAGCGGGTCGCGTCGCGGCTGGCGCGCATCGAGGCCGCGGCGTCGCGGCGCATGTCTCGCGGTACCGGCGTGCTGGCGACGATCGGTTCCACGGCGCCCTTCGTCGGCCTCTTCGGCACGGTCTGGGGCATCATGAACGCCTTCATCGGCATTTCGCAGGCGCAGACCACCAATCTCGCGGTCGTTGCGCCCGGCATCGCCGAGGCACTGCTTGCCACCGCCATGGGCCTGGTCGCCGCGATCCCGGCGGTTGTCATCTACAACGTCTTCGCGCGCTCCATCGCCGGCTACCGGCAGATCCTCGCCGATGCCTCGGCCGGTGTCGAACGGCTGGTCAGCCGTGATCTTGATTTCCGCACGGTTCCACCGTTGAGCGCCTTGGCGGCGGAATAA
- a CDS encoding tyrosine-type recombinase/integrase, translated as MARTLHKLSDVAAKAEKAAGRHSDGGGLYLWVSPSCSKSWLFMWTKDGKRREMGLGAYPVVTLARARGKATECRTAVEEGRDPIAEKAKEAEPTFGECADKYIATIKSEWRSAKHEYQWNQTLTSFCGSIRPKRVSTITTEDVLKVLSPIWQEKAETASRLRGRIERVLEFAKVKGWRSGENPAAWRGNLRNLLPKRQRLQRGHQPAMPYQDIPAFVTRLKALVATSARALEFTVLTVARSGETLGAKWKEIDFKGELWNVPKERMKAGEPHTVPLSTRAFAILEALYEHRGDGEYIFSRDGENALSDMSMMMLLRRMKLTDITVHGFRSGFRDWCGDATTFPREVAEAALAHKVGDAVERAYRRSDALEKRRKLMQAWADFLAATKAGNVVKLTRARKA; from the coding sequence ATGGCCCGGACGCTTCACAAACTCTCTGACGTTGCCGCGAAAGCCGAAAAGGCCGCAGGTCGTCACAGCGACGGCGGCGGCCTCTACCTGTGGGTTTCCCCAAGCTGCTCCAAGTCCTGGCTGTTCATGTGGACCAAGGACGGCAAGCGGCGTGAGATGGGCTTGGGCGCCTATCCCGTGGTCACGCTTGCCAGGGCCCGAGGGAAGGCCACCGAATGCCGCACAGCGGTTGAGGAAGGCCGCGATCCAATCGCAGAGAAGGCCAAGGAAGCGGAGCCGACATTCGGCGAGTGTGCCGACAAGTACATCGCCACGATAAAATCCGAGTGGCGCAGCGCGAAACACGAGTACCAGTGGAACCAGACCCTCACCAGCTTTTGCGGAAGCATCAGGCCTAAGCGCGTGTCGACCATCACAACCGAGGACGTGTTGAAGGTTTTGTCTCCGATTTGGCAGGAGAAAGCCGAAACGGCTTCGAGGCTTCGCGGTCGGATAGAACGCGTTCTTGAGTTCGCGAAGGTGAAAGGGTGGCGCTCGGGAGAGAACCCGGCAGCCTGGCGCGGCAACCTTCGAAATCTTCTACCGAAGCGCCAACGGCTTCAGCGCGGTCACCAGCCCGCAATGCCCTATCAGGATATCCCTGCATTCGTGACGCGGCTCAAGGCGCTAGTGGCCACATCGGCTCGCGCCTTGGAATTCACCGTCCTGACGGTTGCCAGATCCGGCGAGACGCTAGGAGCGAAGTGGAAGGAAATCGACTTCAAGGGCGAGCTCTGGAACGTACCTAAGGAGCGCATGAAAGCTGGTGAACCGCATACGGTGCCACTGTCCACCCGAGCTTTCGCGATCCTGGAGGCGCTGTACGAGCATCGGGGGGACGGCGAATATATTTTCTCCCGGGACGGTGAGAATGCGCTTTCCGACATGTCGATGATGATGCTGCTTCGCCGAATGAAGCTGACCGACATCACCGTACACGGCTTCCGGTCTGGCTTCCGCGACTGGTGCGGCGACGCCACCACATTCCCGCGCGAGGTCGCCGAAGCAGCGCTCGCCCATAAAGTCGGTGACGCGGTGGAACGCGCCTATCGCCGCTCCGATGCGCTGGAGAAGCGCCGCAAGCTCATGCAGGCGTGGGCGGATTTTCTCGCAGCGACGAAAGCCGGGAATGTGGTGAAATTGACTCGGGCTCGAAAAGCCTAA
- a CDS encoding DUF1127 domain-containing protein: MNDTLASARHRPVRPETAVEPADVPRGHLATLRSMIDNWRERTRYRWELKQMSKDNPHLIDDIGLTRLQVEEEIAKLPFWQR; this comes from the coding sequence GTGAATGATACTCTTGCATCGGCACGGCATCGCCCCGTGCGACCGGAGACGGCGGTGGAGCCGGCGGACGTGCCGCGTGGTCACCTGGCGACCCTACGAAGCATGATCGACAACTGGCGTGAGCGGACACGCTATCGTTGGGAACTCAAGCAGATGTCTAAGGACAATCCCCATTTGATCGACGACATCGGTCTGACAAGACTGCAGGTCGAGGAAGAGATCGCCAAGCTGCCCTTCTGGCAACGATAG
- a CDS encoding ArsR family transcriptional regulator: MMSDPTIRAYFEANKCLMTVAKDMPIGVSLALLGAAIWGRDRHDINDPLTLEDLAARIGVSPTTISQHLRYLSYGYREGTPGLGLVETAENADNRRKKIFYLTSKGKGLVSQLQFVFSKAT, translated from the coding sequence ATGATGAGCGATCCTACAATCCGTGCGTACTTTGAGGCCAACAAGTGCTTGATGACAGTCGCGAAAGACATGCCTATCGGAGTTAGTCTGGCACTCCTAGGCGCAGCAATATGGGGCAGGGACCGACACGACATAAACGATCCGCTCACGCTTGAAGACCTCGCGGCTCGGATTGGTGTGTCCCCTACGACTATCAGCCAGCATCTCCGCTATCTGTCTTACGGCTACCGCGAGGGAACACCGGGACTCGGCTTGGTTGAGACAGCAGAAAATGCCGACAATCGCCGCAAGAAGATTTTCTATCTGACCTCGAAGGGAAAAGGGCTGGTCTCACAGCTCCAATTCGTATTCTCCAAGGCGACGTAG
- a CDS encoding ATP-binding cassette domain-containing protein: MAGIHAETAFHIDAVRFAAGERTLLGPVSLELERARVYGLIGHNGSGKSTLIKLLARQQPASSGAITFAQRPLAQWGARELARALAYLPQTTPAATGLTVRELATLGRYPWHGALGRFRAEDRRHVEEALILTDMEGFADRLVDELSGGERQRAWLAMLVAQNAGVMLLDEPISALDIAHQVEVLALVKDLSRKRDLCVVVVLHDPNMAARYCDELIALKDGKLLTRGTPDEIMQGDVLKGIFGVEMGVFAHPVTGQPIGYVQ; the protein is encoded by the coding sequence CATTGCTCGGCCCTGTCTCGCTCGAACTGGAACGCGCGCGCGTCTACGGGCTGATCGGCCACAATGGGTCGGGCAAGTCCACGCTGATCAAGCTGCTGGCGCGCCAGCAGCCGGCAAGCTCGGGCGCCATCACCTTCGCCCAGCGGCCGCTGGCGCAGTGGGGCGCCCGCGAACTCGCCCGCGCGCTTGCCTATCTGCCGCAGACGACGCCGGCTGCTACGGGCCTGACCGTGCGCGAACTGGCGACGCTCGGGCGCTACCCCTGGCATGGGGCGCTTGGCCGGTTCCGTGCCGAGGACAGGCGGCATGTCGAGGAGGCACTGATCTTGACCGACATGGAGGGTTTTGCCGACCGGCTGGTGGACGAATTGTCAGGTGGTGAGCGCCAGCGTGCCTGGCTGGCCATGCTGGTCGCCCAGAATGCCGGTGTCATGCTGCTCGACGAACCGATTTCGGCGCTCGACATCGCCCATCAGGTCGAAGTGCTTGCCCTCGTCAAGGATCTCAGCCGCAAGCGCGACCTGTGCGTCGTCGTCGTCCTGCACGACCCCAACATGGCGGCGCGCTATTGCGACGAGCTGATCGCGCTGAAGGACGGCAAGCTGCTGACGCGGGGCACCCCGGACGAGATCATGCAAGGCGATGTGCTCAAGGGCATTTTCGGCGTGGAGATGGGCGTGTTCGCGCACCCCGTCACCGGCCAGCCCATAGGCTATGTGCAATGA
- a CDS encoding winged helix-turn-helix domain-containing tetratricopeptide repeat protein: protein MQGSRFAFGPFVLDPDAGTLLRGDVPVAVGYRGLKLLAALVGRPGEILAKAELMDAAWPDTAVEEGNLTVQIAQLRKLLGSPAIGGEWISTVPRVGYRFTGAIKQLGGAKRKPLPLPDKPSIAVLPFVNVSNDPEQESFADGLTEDLITDLSRIPGLFVIARNSAFAYKGKAMDVREIAGDLGVRYLLEGSARRAAGRVRINAKLVDAVSGDHLWAERFDRGLEDIFAVQDEVTAKIVEALLGRLRATSPRNRPRNLEAYDLCVRARKLIDDSPQMAREAHLMLTRAVSLDPEYAEPYRWLAMNHWMGWVHSGGPTEADRGVALELARKAVAIDPNDAGCRWILAYLLAYDSSFAEADAEFAKAIELDPNEADTWAALSDIAVLAGRVEEGLEHIRKAFRLNPFPASWYYLTLGQAQYAARDYEAAVETLRRDETYRTSSRRFLAASLAQLGRLDEARAEVELFLVGNPRFTTRHWAITEPFRDAAVLEHFIDGYRKAGLPE, encoded by the coding sequence ATGCAGGGATCGCGGTTTGCCTTTGGTCCGTTCGTGCTTGATCCGGATGCGGGAACACTGCTTCGGGGCGATGTTCCTGTTGCCGTTGGCTATCGCGGGCTGAAGCTGCTCGCGGCGCTCGTCGGGCGGCCCGGCGAAATCCTGGCCAAGGCCGAGTTGATGGACGCGGCCTGGCCGGACACCGCCGTCGAGGAAGGCAACCTGACCGTCCAGATCGCGCAGTTGCGCAAGCTGCTTGGTTCGCCCGCCATCGGCGGTGAATGGATATCAACGGTTCCGCGCGTCGGCTACCGCTTCACGGGGGCCATCAAACAGCTCGGTGGCGCGAAACGAAAACCTTTGCCGTTGCCCGACAAACCATCGATAGCCGTGCTGCCCTTCGTCAATGTCAGCAACGATCCCGAGCAGGAATCCTTCGCCGATGGATTGACCGAGGACCTGATCACCGACCTGTCCAGGATCCCCGGCCTGTTTGTCATCGCACGCAACTCGGCCTTTGCCTACAAGGGAAAGGCGATGGACGTGCGCGAGATCGCTGGGGATCTTGGCGTACGCTACCTGCTGGAGGGGAGCGCAAGACGCGCGGCAGGGCGCGTGCGCATCAACGCAAAACTGGTCGACGCGGTGAGTGGCGATCATCTATGGGCGGAACGCTTCGATCGCGGCCTGGAAGATATCTTTGCCGTTCAGGACGAGGTGACGGCCAAGATCGTCGAGGCTTTGCTCGGTCGGCTGCGCGCGACGTCGCCGCGCAACCGGCCCAGGAATCTCGAGGCTTACGACCTCTGCGTGCGGGCGCGCAAGCTGATCGACGATTCGCCGCAGATGGCGCGGGAAGCCCATCTGATGCTCACGCGTGCGGTTTCGCTCGATCCGGAATACGCCGAGCCCTATCGCTGGCTTGCCATGAACCACTGGATGGGCTGGGTGCATTCGGGCGGACCAACCGAAGCTGACCGCGGCGTTGCCCTGGAACTGGCGCGCAAGGCCGTGGCGATCGATCCAAACGACGCCGGTTGCCGATGGATCCTGGCTTATCTGCTTGCCTATGACAGCAGCTTCGCCGAGGCGGATGCGGAATTCGCCAAGGCGATCGAGCTCGACCCGAACGAGGCCGACACCTGGGCGGCATTGTCAGATATCGCGGTCCTGGCCGGGCGGGTAGAGGAAGGTCTTGAGCATATTCGCAAGGCGTTCCGGCTGAACCCGTTTCCGGCAAGCTGGTACTATCTGACGCTTGGCCAGGCACAATATGCCGCGCGCGACTATGAAGCCGCTGTCGAGACACTGCGCAGGGACGAGACGTATCGTACAAGCTCACGCCGTTTCCTGGCGGCGAGCCTGGCCCAACTCGGCCGGCTCGACGAGGCGCGCGCGGAGGTCGAACTGTTCCTCGTCGGCAACCCGCGTTTCACGACCCGCCACTGGGCGATCACCGAGCCATTCCGCGACGCGGCTGTGCTTGAGCATTTCATTGATGGCTACCGCAAGGCCGGTCTTCCGGAGTGA
- a CDS encoding translation initiation factor 2: MAALCGCASVVRGTTEKVVISSNPPDATIRTSLGHSCPQSPCTIEVSRKTELTAFAEKPGYKAGQLFIGTKMGGNGAAGLAGNILLGGVIGIGVDAMSGATLDHYPNPALITLVPVDAADQSTSVNKPMPPKAPPKTGQPVG; this comes from the coding sequence ATGGCTGCCCTGTGCGGCTGCGCGTCCGTGGTTCGTGGCACCACGGAAAAAGTAGTAATAAGTTCGAATCCGCCCGATGCGACGATCAGAACGAGTCTCGGGCATTCTTGCCCACAATCGCCATGCACGATCGAAGTCAGCCGCAAGACGGAACTGACGGCCTTCGCCGAGAAACCCGGTTACAAGGCGGGTCAACTGTTCATCGGCACGAAGATGGGCGGCAACGGCGCTGCCGGCCTTGCCGGCAACATCTTGCTTGGCGGTGTTATTGGCATCGGCGTTGATGCCATGTCCGGAGCGACGCTGGACCACTATCCGAACCCGGCATTGATAACACTCGTGCCCGTCGACGCCGCTGATCAGAGCACCAGCGTCAACAAGCCTATGCCGCCCAAGGCACCCCCAAAAACTGGCCAGCCCGTGGGCTGA